In Streptomyces sp. ML-6, the genomic stretch CTGCTGCGCGGAGCCGCCCGCGCCCTGCTGGCCCGCCCCGGCGACGCCGCCCTGCACGGGGCCGCGCTCGCCCTCCTCGTACGGGACCCGCAGAGCCGGGACGGCTGCCTCCCGCAGGCCCTGCGGGCCTTCGTCGAGGGCGAGCCGCGACTGTCCCCGGACGTGCTCGCAGCGGCCCTGCCGTCCCACCCGGAGCCGGTGCTCGCCGCGTTCCGGGAGCGGCTGACCCGGCCGGACGAGGGCGCGGGCGAGGTGCTGTGCGCCCTGGCCGCGATCGACGCCCCCGCACTGGCCCTGCACACCGCCGGACTGGTGCGCGCCTACGTCGAGAGCCACCCGGACGACACCGCGCACGCCGCCTCGTACATCCACCGGAGGCTGGAGCACGGGCCCGCCGCCCGCGCGCTGCTGCTGCCGCTGGTGACCGGGCTGCTGCGGGACCGCCCCGTACCGCCGCCCGTGCGCGGGTCGCTCGCCGCGGTGTTCGCCGCGCCCGGCAGCCCGGCCTCCGCCCAGCTGCGGGGGGAGCTCCTGGAGGTCCTGCTCGACTTCGAACAGGACACCCGACAGGACCCGGACGTGCTCGCCGCGCTGCTGCGGGCCGCCGGAACCGGCTCCGGAGGACGCGCTCCGGCCCGTACCCGCGCCCTGGTCCACCGCACCGGAACGCTGCTGCTCCGCACCCCCGGCGGCGCGGACCGATTCGACCGGCTGCTGGTCGAACTCGCCCGTGACGTACCGGGGTTCGCAGCCCTGGTCACCGGCTGGCTGACCGAGGCCCCGCAGGAATGGACACCGCTCATCGGCCCGGACGCCCGACGGACGGTTCGGGAGCTGGGCGGCCCCAAGGCGATGCCGATGCAGGCCGCAGGGCGTGAGCATGGCAGTCTTAGACCTGCGTAAGAGGCATATCCACGTACACAGGTTCGGGCGAGGAGCGGTCAGAGTGCAGCGCTGGCGTGGCTTGGAGGACATCCCCCAGGACTGGGGACGCAGCGTCGTCACCATCGGTTCCTACGACGGGGTGCACCGCGGACACCAGCTGATCATCGGGCGCGCCGTGGAGCGGGCCCGCGAGCTGGGCGTGCCGTCCGTCGTGGTGACCTTCGACCCGCACCCCAGCGAGGTCGTGCGGCCCGGCAGCCACCCGCCGCTGCTCGCCCCGCACCACCGGCGTGCCGAGCTGATGGCCGAGCTGGGCGTGGACGCGATGCTGATCCTGCCGTTCACCACCGAGTTCTCGCAGCTGGCCCCGGCCGACTTCATCGTGAAGGTGCTCGTCGACAAGCTGCACGCGCAGCTGGTCATCGAGGGCCCGAACTTCCGCTTCGGCCACAGGGCGGCCGGGAACGTCGAGCTGCTCGCCGAGGTCGGCACGACCCACGACTACCGCGTCGAGGTCGTCGACCTGTACGTGAGCGGCGAGGCGGGCGGCGGCGAGCCGTTCTCCTCCACCCTCACCCGGCGGCTGATCGCCGAGGGCGACGTCGCGGGCGCCGCCGAGATCCTGGGCCGCCCGCACCGGGTCGAGGGCGTCGTCGTGCGCGGCGCGCAGCGCGGCCGTGGGCTCGGCTTCCCCACGGCCAACGTGGAGACCCTGGTGCACACCGCGATCCCCGCCGACGGCGTCTACGCGGGTTGGCTGGTCGTGGCGGGCGAGGCGATGCCCGCCGCGATCTCGGTCGGCACGAATCTGCAGTTCGACGCCACGGAGCGGACGGTGGAGGCGTACGCGATCGACCGCGTGGACCTCGACCTGTACGGGCTGCACGTCGCGGTGGACTTCCTCGCGTACGTGCGCGGGATGCTGAGGTTCGACTCGGTCGACGACCTGCTCGTGGCGATGGCCGCCGATGTGAAGCGGTGCTCCGAACTGGTCGCCGCGTACGAGCGGGGCTGACCCCCCTCGGGCCGTGCCCGCCTCCCGGCGTGCCCGCGGCCCCCTCGAACGAACGAGTGAACGGACGAACCGGGCCGGGCCCGTCCGGGGGGTGATCCCCGCACGGGCCCGGCCCGGTCGCGCTTCCTACGCCTTCTTCGTCCGCCCGGCCGCGGCGGGGGCGGCGGCCGCCCAGTGGCACGCCACCTGGGTCCGGCCACCGCCCGCGAGCACCGGCAGGTCCTCCGCGCGGCAGGCGTCCGCGACGCCCGCCCGCTCCGCCTCGCCCGAGGCCAGCACCTGGCAGCGGGCGTGGAAGCGGCACCCGGACGGCACCTTGGACGGGTCCGGCGGCTCACCGGTCAGGACCACCGGCTCGCCCCCGGCCTCCGGCAGCACCGACAGCAGCGCCCGGGTGTACGGATGGCGCGGGGCGGTGAGTATCCGCTCCACCTCGCCGGTCTCCACGATCCGCCCGAGGTACATCACCGCGACCCGGTCCGCGATGTTCCACGCCAGACCCAGGTCGTGCGTGACCACCAGCGCGGACAGGCCCAGTTCGTCCCGCAGCCGCAGCATCAGGGCCAGGATCTCGCCGCGCACCGAGGCGTCCAGCGAGGCCACCGGCTCGTCGGCCACGATCAGCTCGGGCTCCAGGACCAGCGCGCCCGCGATCACGACGCGCTGGCGCTGCCCGCCGGACAGCTCGTGCGGATAGCGCAGGAAGAATCGTTCCGGCGGACGGAGCCCGGCCCGCGACAACGCCTCGGACACCGCCGCCCGCTCGTCCCCCGCGTACCCGTGGATGCGCAGGCCCTCGGCGACGGCGTCGTAGACCGTGTGCCGGGGGTTGAGCGAGCCGCTGGGGTCCTGGAGCACCAGCTGGACCCGCTTGCGGTACGCCTTCAGCGCCCGGCTCCCGTAGTCGAGCGGCCTGCCGCCGAAGGTGACCTGCCCGGACGTCGGCGGGACCAGGCCCAGCAGCGAACGCGCCAGCGTCGTCTTGCCGCAGCCCGACTCGCCGACCAGCGCCACGATCTCACCGGGCCGGATGTCCAGGTCCACGCCGTCCACGGCCCGCGCCGGTTCGGCCCCGCGCCGGCCGGGGAAGGTGACCTTCAGCCCCTGGGCGCTCAGCAGGGGAGGGGTGGTGCTCATGGGGTGCTCCTCGCTTCCTCGGTGTCCGGCAGGGCCGCGGCCGCTCCCGGCTCCACCAGCACACAGGCGGCCCGCCGCTCCGGTCCCGCCACCCGCAGCTCCTGGTCCTCGGTCGCGCAGGAGTCCAGGGCCACCGGACAGCGCGGGTGGAAGGTGCAGCCGCCGGGCAGCGCCGACGGGTCCGGCGGGTCGCCGGGCAGTCCGCGGGGCGCGAACCGGGAGGCCGGGTCGCCGATGCGCGGAAAGGCGCCGGACAGGGCCTTGCCGTACGGGTGGTGCGCGTTCTCGTAGACCTCGGACGCCGGGCCCTCCTCCACGACCCGGCCCGCGTACATCACCGCGAGCCGGTCGCAGGTGTCCGAGAGCACCGCGAGGTCGTGGCTGATCATGACGAGGCCGAGGTCCTGCTCGGACACCAGCTGCTCGATCAGCCGCAGGATCTGGGCCTGGATCATCACGTCGAGCGCCGTGGTCGGCTCGTCCGCGACGATCAGCCCCGGATCGCAGGCCAGCGCCATCGCGATCATCACGCGCTGGCGCTGCCCGCCGGACAGCTCGTGCGGATAGGCGGCGGCGCGGGCGGCCGGCAGGCCCACCTGCTCCAGCAGCTCCCCGACCTTCTTCGCCGCCCCGGCCCGGGACGCCTTCCGGTGCAGCAGGATCGGTTCGGCAATCTGGTCGCC encodes the following:
- a CDS encoding bifunctional riboflavin kinase/FAD synthetase, which gives rise to MQRWRGLEDIPQDWGRSVVTIGSYDGVHRGHQLIIGRAVERARELGVPSVVVTFDPHPSEVVRPGSHPPLLAPHHRRAELMAELGVDAMLILPFTTEFSQLAPADFIVKVLVDKLHAQLVIEGPNFRFGHRAAGNVELLAEVGTTHDYRVEVVDLYVSGEAGGGEPFSSTLTRRLIAEGDVAGAAEILGRPHRVEGVVVRGAQRGRGLGFPTANVETLVHTAIPADGVYAGWLVVAGEAMPAAISVGTNLQFDATERTVEAYAIDRVDLDLYGLHVAVDFLAYVRGMLRFDSVDDLLVAMAADVKRCSELVAAYERG
- a CDS encoding ABC transporter ATP-binding protein; its protein translation is MSTTPPLLSAQGLKVTFPGRRGAEPARAVDGVDLDIRPGEIVALVGESGCGKTTLARSLLGLVPPTSGQVTFGGRPLDYGSRALKAYRKRVQLVLQDPSGSLNPRHTVYDAVAEGLRIHGYAGDERAAVSEALSRAGLRPPERFFLRYPHELSGGQRQRVVIAGALVLEPELIVADEPVASLDASVRGEILALMLRLRDELGLSALVVTHDLGLAWNIADRVAVMYLGRIVETGEVERILTAPRHPYTRALLSVLPEAGGEPVVLTGEPPDPSKVPSGCRFHARCQVLASGEAERAGVADACRAEDLPVLAGGGRTQVACHWAAAAPAAAGRTKKA
- a CDS encoding ABC transporter ATP-binding protein, with product MSTTNIHRPPLLDVRDLTVTYAGGARAVRGVNLTVDAGQKLGIAGESGCGKSTLALALLRLLPAGTKVTGEILLNGEDVLAMKWGQVRAVRWAGASIVFQGAMHSLNAVHRIGDQIAEPILLHRKASRAGAAKKVGELLEQVGLPAARAAAYPHELSGGQRQRVMIAMALACDPGLIVADEPTTALDVMIQAQILRLIEQLVSEQDLGLVMISHDLAVLSDTCDRLAVMYAGRVVEEGPASEVYENAHHPYGKALSGAFPRIGDPASRFAPRGLPGDPPDPSALPGGCTFHPRCPVALDSCATEDQELRVAGPERRAACVLVEPGAAAALPDTEEARSTP